Within Desmodus rotundus isolate HL8 chromosome 6, HLdesRot8A.1, whole genome shotgun sequence, the genomic segment aactaagggcAGGGAACATGGTGGGAggcaggtgcagggcaggggggaatacagaggagaaaaagaaaagtaaaactgtatttgcagatggcatgaactgtacacagagaatcccaaagagtccaccaagaaactactcaaactgataaatgaattcagcaaagtagtagaatacaaaattaatatccagaactcagttgcatttttatgtgccaatagcgaactaacagaaaggggaaTTGAGAAAATAATCTCATTCACAACtgctaaaaaaagaataaaaatacctaggaataaacctaaccaaggatgtaaaaaacctgtacatggaaaattataagacactgaagaaagaaaatgaagaagatataaataaatggaagcccacactgtgttcatggataggaagaattaacattactaaaatgtccacactacccaaagcaatctagattcaacacaattcctaccaagatcccaatgacatatttcacagaactagaacacatacttcaaaaatttatatagaaccacaaaagaccccgcATATCAACatcaatcctgagaaagaagaacaaagttggaggaatcatgctacctaatatcaaactatactacaaagccagaataatcaaaatagcctggtactggcataaaaacagacacatagatcaaaagaatagaatagagagcccagaaataaacccataacCTTTATAGTCAACTTAATATTCACCAGAGGAAGCCAAAACATAaaataggctaaagatagtttattcaataaatggtgttgggaaaattggacagatacatgcagaaaatgaaactagaccaccttcttacaccacacacaagaataaattcaaaatggatcaaagacttaaatgctagacccgaaccataaaaatcctagaggaaaacataggcagcaaaatctcaaatATTGCTCGtagaaaatttttattggatatatctccccaggcaagagaaacaaaaaaaagataaacaaatgggactacatcaaactaaaaaggttttgcacagcaaaggaaatcatcaacaaaataaaaatataacccacagaatggaagaacataatcatcgatacatctgataaagggttaatttccaaaatttataaagaacttacaaaagtCAACACCCAAAAATcgaacaacccaaataaaaaacaGGCAAGCAACCTGaatacacttctccaaagaagacatacagatggtcaagagacatatgaaaagatgctcaacatcactaatcatcagaaatgcaaattaaaccacaatgagataccgtctcatacttgtcagaatggctatcatcaataagtcaacaaacaacaagtgctggcaaggatgtggaaaaaggggaacacttttgcactgttggtgggaatgcaaattggtgctgccactgtggaaagcagtatggagatacctcaaaaaaattaaaaatggatctgccttttcacccagtgactccacttctgggaatatatttgaaggaacccaaaacactaattagaagaacataagcactcctacattcactgcagtgttattatttacaatcaccaagatatggaagtagcccaagtatccatcaatagatgaatggataaaacaactacggaacatttacacaacggaCTTCTACTCGGccgtaaaaaaagaagaaaattttaccctctgtaaccgatggatggacctggagaacattataccaagtgaaataagccagtcagagaaagacaaatactatatgatttcattcatatggagagtctaatgaacaaactgaactaacaagcaaaacacaaGACAAACtgatagatggagagcagattaCAGCTAAttggggggagagggcagggtgggCTTAGGggcagagggattgagcaaaaaggactcctggatatggacaacagtgtggtgattgctgggggtaggaggtataaggaaacaaaatggtaatggaaaagaaatacaataaagattaaatttttaaaagttacatcaTCTGATTTTATAATTTAGTGTTCATAACCTTATCTAACTTGCTCCTCACAATAACACTGTGAAGAAGTCAAGATATAGAGTATGAACCccatttttagatgagaaaatccAGTTTACCTGGCCAAATTAGTTCCAGGGAACAAGAGTAGACCTTATGCTTCTGAATCAAGCTCTCTACACAAAAATACCTTATTATTAGCCACATCTTCACGATTATCTAATCTCCTCAAAGAAGTCCATAGGTTCCCTGAAGGAAAGAATATGCTTAAGACATTTACACCATTCACAGCACAAAGGAAAGCACTCAGTGGGCTCTGTACAGTTTGGCCAGTTGATTTCAACACTGTCCCCAACCTTTGAGAACAAACACAggcatattttctcttttctagatCTCACAGAAAATGCTAAATTGTTGAAAGAAAACAGGAACACAACACAGCATCCcaaattaacatttcttttttgtgggtagggataagaaaagaggaagagcctTTCAAGATCAGAGTAAACTCAAGGTTCCCTCAATTTCCCAGAGCTCCAATGCTGCATTCAAAGAAGGCTGGCAGAGACAGTGGCAATGGGCTTCAAGAACCACAATAAGTCACAAATTGATCAAATGCCAGAAAGCATACCTCAAATAATTCTACttgcaagcaaaatagagagctAGTTTACTTCAAAACTGAATATAACAAAacttaaaatgatttaatataaaaCTTGAAATTTCCTTCATTCCTAAATAAGAAACTAGACAACATCAAATTTTTCTGTAACTCAGCCAGAGAACTGATATGAAGAGAATAGAGAAAGCACTAGGCAGATGTCTGGACATCCAAACCTGAAGGGGATCTGAATGTTGTCCCCTACCCTAATGTTCTTGACTTTACACATTGGGTGTGTCACATCTCAGCAATAGAGGATAAATATTTGGATAACaggcagaagggaaagagggagggaaagccaAAAATAAATCTAAACAGTGAAGTCATATTCAAACAGGTCTCCTTGCCTAGTCATATATCCACCAATTCTGCTATTTCTAgtctgaaccctcaacccagacatctgggccagggcagcagggtTAAGAAGCAGCTAGGATACTTTGTACTTACCTGTTTCCCTCTCAAGACTGAAGACAACTTCTGGGCAGGAATCACATCTTGCTTAGTTTTTATATTCTCCATAAAATgaacacatagtaggtactccaAATTCCTGGTATAAATGGTTGAGCTTGGGAATGGAAAGCAGTTTGATTTCCAAGCATAATCACATTACAACAGCTAGGCAACCTATTTAGCATGGTAACTCTACCTAAAACCCTAATTTCAGTAAGAATTGATTTTAATTGATGTGAAAATCAATTTAAGGTGAGTCTTTAAGGTCTGAACAAAAGATATTCTTGTGTTCAACTGATTCAGGCGCAGCTATCATTATTACATTGACAGCACTGTTCCTCAGTGCCAGCGTACAGCTATCTGCAAGAACGAAGTCCCAAAGCTTTGAAACGGTCTATGTAAGCAGGGAACAACATTTGACTTCTCAGCGCAGCATAATCATACCTTCCAGAAAGAAAACCCAGACCTGGAGAAATAATGAGTTAtggaaattattcttttaaatgtactGCTGAGCTTGCTTTCTCACCAGCACAAAGACTTACAAAGGAAACTACACAAACAGATCAAGAGACACCATACAAACAGCACCTTTAACTAGGCTTAGTAAAATCCTTACTAAATCAAATAAACAGGAGACAGCTATATACCAGATAAATGCCTCTGGAATGGAGAAAACCTAGCCAATGACATGAAGTTTCTAAACCTGGCCTTCTAAAAGAGGATACTTACTTAGAATAAAGCAATGATTCTTACCTTGACAAACACAACCAGTATTCAGTTGCTACAGATGGCATTTCAAGGGCCAGGTAACCTCAGTAGAGGTATCTACCTCATAAAGCTAAAACTCTAAGGAAATGCAATTTTCTGGTCTAGCATTTTTCCAGTTCTAGTACTGTTTGGGAATCTTgtactaatttttttcattttccctttatcatattatttttctaaagattttatttattgacttttagagacaggggaagggagaaaggaaacatcaatgtatgagagatacatcaatctgtcgcctctcacatgcccccaacaggggacctggcccacacaacccaggcatatgccctgactttGAATCAAACCAGcccaccttttggttcacaggccggcactcaatccactgagccacaccagccagggcaatatcaTATGACTTTAAACAGTTTGCcacatatttaaatgtaatttttttacagTCTTGGGCTCCAAGTTAGTCCCATGGGACAACAGTTCCAAGTTTATAATGGAACTCAGCAGACAATTTGATAAATTCATCTCACAAGCAATTTTTCAGCAATCTGCCCATTCTCAAAAGCAATATCCATTTGCTGATATACTGTAACGTACCTGTAAACCCAGTTTTTAACCCTCTGAGAGACTTCCAATGCTCTAACAAAGCCCTTTCTCCTTCCAAAGATGAACTCTTAAGTCTCTTACACAAAACCAGAAATTCAGGCTGCTAAAAGGTAAAAGTATCATTCAAGATTATCTAGCCCAACCCCCTTGTTTTACAGACAGGAAGACTGAGATCCCAGAGAGTATTAGGTAATTACAATTAATGTGAGTTTGGCAAGCATCAAAAGCCCACTTAATGCTATTTCCCCCAGTGGAACTGCACCGGGCACGTTGGGAAGATGGCCAGATTTGCACCTTAGTCAGTGAAGCACTCCAAATAGATGTGCCCGAGACTCACAAAACCTGAGTATTCAACTGCAaactccccacccctaccccagcatAGAGAACATGAGGCAGCGGATGGCTGAAATGGCTCTTTGGGGATACAGACTAGAACCTAGGGATAATATcccatccttcctcccctccaTTTATTCACATGAAGGCCATTATGAAGTGACAGGAAGACACTAAAActcagaggaaaaaggaagggcaATAGAAACAGTCAGAAAAGATAACTAACGATGACACTTGGAAGCTGCCTGATTCTAGTTCTTCACAAGTGAGTTGGACAAAGTGACTAGAAACTCCTAGCTCAAGAAACCTCCAGTCCTTTTCTGTCCCCAGCCCCTCAGCATTGGACCGTTCCAAAATTTCAGGGACCTCCcagattattttataaagaaacagGCCTGAGAAGAAAAAGGGCTTTGTTAAGCCCGCACACTGAGTTAATAGCACGGACCAGATCAAATGATCCTCAGGGTCATGACTAGGCTCACAATTTATCTCACCGTCCCTCTTACAGCCCATCACAGATCTGAAACTTTCCTTAAAATATACAGGGGCGGCGGTAGGACAGGCTACCATTACTGCTATCATCTCCCCGTCAGCTGTACATTTTATCCATGaacataaaattgaataaaactaGGCTTTTACACTCATGTGAAAACCGTCCTATCTCCATCCAACCCTCCCCCTCCACtactgattaagaaaaaaaggaagaagggagggaaataaAAGGGGAGAGTgtgatagagggagagaaagaaaatacctccCCGCCAAGGGACATTTTGTCTAAATCATCATCTCGAATCATAAAATGTTATTGCTAGAAGGGACCCTTGGAGTCATCTCATCattattttctatcattattCAGATGAAGAAGCCTGAACCTTGGCCACCTGACAAGactggggcacagagcaggatCTCCTGACTCCTGTCCCTAATAAAAATCCCTCCTGCTCCCTTCCCGTCCTGTCCCACCCTGACCTGCCCACCTCACTCTTTCCACCACCACTGTATCTAAGCTACTGAGATCTGCTACCCTTCTGGATGTGAGCTCCCCAAGatgttttactcatttttgttttcccagtgcccagcagagAGTCAGCAGAGTTGACTGAGGGAGAAGCATGCTAGTTCATGGAGAGCAGTGCCAAAGGAAAGTGTCTGGAGAAAATGTAAGGTTTCCTTGGCTTTAACACTAGCAGTGTTCAGAGCTGTGCAAGGCCTGAGTGTCTAAAATCTAACATTTCCTCTCTTCCAGAACTAGTGTTTACATCATCCAGTTTAATTTACCCAAGGGTAATTTACCCAAGGGTAGTTGCCACATTTGCCATGCCATACTCTTCCCTCACTCCTGCTCCCCCATCCTCCCAAGAAGTAGGATCAGAAGACGCTGCATGAGAAACCTGTCTTACGTGCTCCTTCTCCTGTGTCCTCACCTCAATAAACAGCATCCCTATCTATATATCTGCACCAAGCAGAAATCTAGAAGTCatccttgatttcttccttacTCTCCATACCAACAATCTTTGATTCTCATTGCTCAATTCCATTTTCCTCCTACatctcccacccctccacacacacccactATCTTCGTCTGAAACACCATCACCTCTTGCCTGCCATTACTGCAtcagcctcctaactggtctctttGCCTATGGTGCTCTAGCCCTCAAATCCACTCCCCAAATAGGTAGCTAgagttatctttctaaaatgtacagAGGATCATAGCCCCCTTCACCTTGAAATGAAGTCCAAACTCTTCAACCCAGACAAGGCCCTTTCACGACTTGGCCTCTACTCTGCCTATCTTGCCAGTCTCATCTCTTGCGACATCCACCCACTGCATGCTTTATGCTCCATCAAGGAATCGTGAGAGACTTATTTAACCCCAAGGTCTGTTTCTTCACCTACAGAATGAAAATAGTAACAATAGATACTGCTGAAGGTATGGGAAGAAATGAGTTAAATGCATGTTAAAtgcttagaatagtacctggtAGATATAGGAAAAGGGCCAAAAGTCTCACCTATTACCACTACCATCTCTAGACTTGCTATTCCTTCTGCCTAGAATAGTCTTATATCTCTTCATTGACTCCCCATTTCTTCTGTTCCTGAGGTCTAGGGTTAGCCAACTTCTCTGGGAAAGGCTTCCCACCCTCCAACGCTGAGTTTGTTACCATCCTCCATACTTCTCACACTGCCTGTTTCCTCGCTTGTCTTCCCCACCAGGCTGTATACCCAAATACCCAAGCTTAGTACCACGTGTGGCATGCTTAATAATTGTTCGGTAAATGGAAAACTTTCCAATAATGAGATGCCCAATGAAGAGATTCTCAACAGGTAGCCAATTCGAATGGTGGCCAGTTGGCTGGCTGGTCTACATGACTTTAAAGTTCCCAAACTACAAGATTCTGTCCAATAAACAATTCAGCACACTCTGACCCCAGTACCATACTCAGTGGTTTGGACCTTAATATGTAGGAAATATCAAGCcatcagattttttgtttttttttacactgttccaacaagtatttattgttaGTTAAGCCATGATCCAGGATCCTAGGGTGGGATATACCCAGGTCCCCCTTCATGTCCCTGGGAGAAGGATGGAAGACAGAGGACAGGTGGGGAGCAGCCAGTTCAGATCTTCCCAGGAAATGTGCCCTCTGCCCGGCGGTCATCCCAGGCCGACACGCAGGATATGGGGCAAAGGGACTTGTACACACGCTGGTACCATTCGCACGTGGAAATATCGCCCCCTTTAGCAGCCATTGCCTTCTCACAGTGGTGAAAGTCCAGGTAGTTCTGCCAACAGTTCCTGGTCTGGTTCTGGTTGGGGAAACGGCTATCAAAAGGGGCAGTCTTGTAGTTCTCGATTTTGGTTTTGATGTCTTCTGCCACGCTTGCTGACTCCTAAAGACGCCCCTGAAGCCGCTCGCAGCTCAGTGTGTTGCCATcaaattttttaaggaaagagtAACAAGCTCAGATCTGTTTGTTGCCCTATTTACCCATCTCTAGAATACCTCCCATGCAACCCCGTTGGTATCAGGACAAAATTCCAACTACCCTTCACAAACATAAACACCGCACCCCACCCCAAttacacagacacagaaacatggaatTTTGAGAGGCTAAATATGCCATTAACTCCATTTTAACCAGCTGCAAGCAACAAGGATCCGTAAACACCCTCTAGAAACCAAAAAGCTAATCCTTCTTCTGAGCCTTTATGGAAAGAGAGGAGAGCACAAAGAGGGAGCATTTCATAAAGGACCATTTAATCGCTCTCTGAGTAGTTCTGAACCTAGCACTGCTATTCATGATCGCTGCAGCCTCATATGCCCAAAACTCTGGTAGTCAGAAAGGCAGGTGCAAACAAGGCAAGGGTAGAAAGTCCTGTTGGTTCTATTTCAAGGGTAGGAGGTGTCTTTGGAAGACACAGAAGGGGTGAGTAAAGATCGCAAAAAAGGCTTCAGTAATAAGGAACTTCAAtacagaaagggaggaggaagcttAACCAGACGTACTACCAAGCCTGGGTTCCTGCTCTGGAGCCGCACGCCACACCCTAATGCAGATTTGGACTAATAATCATTTTGCATTTACATTACACCCTGAGGTTAAGGGAAGCACTAAGAGCACCAGCTTTGCcaatcacaaaaggacaaatattgtatgactgtacttatatgaggtaccttgagcagtcaaattcataaacacagaaaatagaatggtgatggccaggggctggggggagaggagaacAGGGAGTTACTATTTAATGGATACCATTTCAGTTggggaagacaaaaaaattctagatgggtggtggtgatggttgcattaCAATGCGAGtatacttaatgccacagaactgcattttaaaatggtaaattttgtccCATGtatattttcacaaaataaagCACACCAGCTTTACAGTTATACTGTCTGCACTTACCAACTACATGACCCCGAGAAAGAAAGTCGTGTGACCTCTCTAAGCCTGTTTCTTCTTCTATAAAGCAGGGATAATAATAATGCCTAATTCACATAGTTCctctaaggattaaatgagatgctcCACAGAAAGTCCTTAGTCCAGTGACTGGCACATGATAGGTACTTAGTAAATACTAGCTACTATTCCTACTATTCACAACTACTACAATGCACTTTCATAGCCATTTTTCATGGTCCTTACAAAACCCTGTGAGAgttcacagataaggaaattgaggctcagacaGCCACAATGAGAGGCTTAGTTCATGATTTTACATCAAATCCTCTGCCCAGGAGAGGTGCTCTGTCCTTGCCACTTACTAACTTGGTGATCTAAGTAAGGCAGGAGCCTTACCTTGCTGTGTTCCCAATTCTCAATGATAGTTGTAAAAACTAACTCCCTCACAGGactgaattagaaatgaaatcaGATAACGGTTACAGAAGAGTACTATGAAGTACTGTACAGTTAAACTGGTGATTTATGAGAACCAGCATATCTGTGCCCAAAAACCCGGCCTCCTCCTAATGCTAAACCCGAGACATGGAGTATGACTAGGACTAAGCAACATCCTTGTAATTTCAATTCACTCAGGATTCCTGGTCTTAAGGCTTGCATAAGTAACTTAGTGCCCTTTCAAAAGGTGGCAAGGtatgatagaaataaaaatactaccgAACTGAGAAGCAGCAGATTGGGAATTCTAGTTCTGATTCTGTCAATAAAGCAATCTGTGGATCTGGACTTACTTCCCCTTTCCAAGTTCAGTTAAAAGGtaagggagccctggctgatgtggctcagtggactgagtgccagccttggaaccaaaaggtcaccagttcgattcccagtcagggcacattcctgggtttccagccaggtccaaggttgggggagtgcaagaggctaCCAATCAATGTCTTTCAAGCACATCCATGTTTcgctccctctttttccctccctgcccttctctcaaaataaataaataaataaaataaaatctattttttaaaaaaaggtaacgGGGGAAGGCAGATTAAAAAATGGTACCACAGGACCTATAAGACCCCTTCTAACTCGTACATACTGCAACTTCTAAATCCAGAATCTTGTAAAATGGTGAGCACAGCAGACTTCCAGACACCAAAGAACTAATGCAAAtatcaggagactcctcaagacCTGACCTAGAAACTCCCCTGCCTAAATTTTAGATAGTCCCCACACAGGGGATCAAACACATTGAAAAATTAGAACACCTGCCAAAGTTAATTTTAGTTCGCTTTTACCCCTCTGGGCCTCatctgaaaatagaaataaaacccTATTTGAAGGGAGGGAGCTGAAGCAGTTGACTTAAGCCActtcctgctccccctcccccaactagGAGCTATACATCTAAACACTGTAGAGACCAATGCAAGGTTTCGAGAGAGGAACAtgccagaaacaaaataaaggatggaCCTCACTGTTTAAAATGACGTAACCTTTCTGATCTGGctagtgtggcccagtggattgagcaccggcctgtgaaccaaggggtcgccagccCGGGTTCGTTTcacagtcaaggtacatgcctgggttgtgggccagctcccgaGTTGGGGggtgcgagaggcagctgatcagtgtttctctcacacattgaggtttctatccctctctttctccatcctttcctccctctctaaaaaaataaataaataaataaataaataaaatacaataaaatgacttTGAGCCAAAACGCCAGGGAACTTCAGTGTGTTTGAGATCTGGAGTCTCCTGCATCCATCAACTTCTAATGGGCAATACTAGCAAAAAAATTATAGTAACTTCCTTCCCCTCAGACCTCCAGTAGCCCCCTCTGGAATTTCATCCACAATACAGTGGACACTAGCGCAGGCGTCAAAAACGGAGTTATGTCTCTAACGAGTGACCCAAGGATTAAATCAAATCTCTTCTGCACAAAGAGATTACAGAAGCTCACACGAATAAACAACAGGTACGAGCACCATGGCTTTACACTTCTGTGGCTACTAACTGATTtgaagcaaattatttaacctctctgcgcCTTGATTTCTGCTTGTGTAAATGGTGATAACCCCAGAAGGCCGCAGTGGGTAACAAATGAAATAAGACTTACGAAGTTCCTGAGTTAAGTCCATTAAATTTTACCTGTTGGTATTAAACACTTCTCTCACATATTAGTTTCCCTCCCTGAATCTACAAATATGCTTCGAGgcgactttctttttttttctccgtTTCACGGAGGGGCAAACTGAGGCTGGGTTGCGAAGGGGGCTGAGTCAGGTGCGGAACACTGCCCCAGGTCGAGGGCCTGTTGTTGATCCTCTCCAAGCCCAAGTGTGCAACGAGCCCAGGAGCCGCATAAGTGGGGACCGAGCAGGCGCTCAGGCCCGTGAGGACCGAAGCAGGAGCAGTTTTGCACGCCTCCGGGAGCCCGCAGACCCAGCTCGGGAGGGAAAGCAGAAAGAAGCCTGGAGCCAGGACCAGAGCCAGGGCCGGGCCCGCCCGAGGCCTCCCCCGCGCTgcctcccatccccactcctcccctcgCGGGGCGGGGCGCGAGCACAAAAGACTCCAACTTCCGAGCGGGCGCGGGCCCACCCCGCCAACTCCGGACCGAGGCCGGGCCCGCAGGGAGGAAGCAGACAGGAGACGCCAGGGCGGCCAGGAGCGAGCGCGGATGGGCCAGGCGGGCGACCCGGGGCGGCGGGCCCGGGTGGGGGCAGGTTTCGGGGGGAGGGCGCCCGGAGTTACTCTGGCTCGCGGGACTCCCAGGATGGCCGAAAAAAGAGTTTCTAAAAATAGGCAGCGGCCCGCGCGAAGAAGTGGGTGACCGAAAAGGAACTAGGaacacctacacacacacccctaaggAGACACCCGCGGCTCCCACTCACCCGCGCCAAGAGGTCTAGAAGAAGCCGCGCGGCGCAGAAGAAGGCGGTGCCGCCGTACTCCCGGGCGAAGGGAAGAGGGCGGACCTGGCCGCGGCTACAGGACCTGGGCAcacgcgggggtgggggggggggagtcgcCCCCGCCGTCGCTACCGCCCCTTCAGCTTCTCTTAGGTGTGCCCGCCCAGCGCCCGCGCCGCTCGCGCGCCCAGCCGCACTGACAGCGGCGCGAGCCCCGCAGCTGCGAGTCCTTCCCTCGGCCGGTACCACTGAGGCgcgcgggggtgggggagcccggAGCGGCTGCCCTCAACTCGGCCCTGCCTGCCGCTCTGGCCCTGGCCCCGAGCTCTCCTTCTTCCCCGCTTCTGTCTCCAGGGAAGGGCAAGGTGACACAAACGCCAGGAGTCCGCAGCTCCGCCCTGACACAGCCGGCTTCCTAGGCGCGTGGTCTCCCACCAACCCCTCAGCTTGGTT encodes:
- the LOC139441024 gene encoding cytochrome c oxidase subunit 6B1-like, whose product is MDESASVAEDIKTKIENYKTAPFDSRFPNQNQTRNCWQNYLDFHHCEKAMAAKGGDISTCEWYQRVYKSLCPISCVSAWDDRRAEGTFPGKI